A segment of the Xenopus tropicalis strain Nigerian chromosome 6, UCB_Xtro_10.0, whole genome shotgun sequence genome:
ATTTCAAGAAAATTGAAGTTCCCTTATTTTTCCCCTAAGTAGTTTGAGTTGGCGACAATCTAATGACTGCAGGTTGATTCTTCCACTGCTGAAGATGAACAAACAAAGAGTGCAAAAGAAAAGTAGATGTTTATATTCCAGttaaacataaaagaaaacatttggtggatgcattagtaaatgccctttTGAGTCATTTTCCTAGCTAGTCAATCAGTGACATACTTTAGGCACTACAGACATTACTAGTTTACAAGGCCACCTTAGGAACCGGTTATCAGTATTGGCAAAATCTTATACTACTGGTTTGTGTACTGATCTAAAAACAACAATATGAAAGGTGCATTTttgtgaggggaggggggaatAGGGGAGGTAGCAGCTCTTTCATCTGTTTAAGCAAAATATCACAGGGACAAATGATCATATTAACTATACTGAGGAGCTGCTCTCTTACAAAGCCATGCTGTCATTAATACATGGTACTAAATTCTGGAAGACTACATTTTTTCCACATAATGAAAGCGAATGATGACAGTCTCGACAGTTCCAATAAAAGAAAATCAAAAGTATTGGACTATGTCACATATTGTTTGTAAACAACAATAAAGATGTTCCTGTTTCCAAAGCAAACCACTGAACCATATTGAGAGATGTGTGAAACTTTGCTTAGGCAAGCTTATCATAAAACACACCTCCAAGTACAATTGCAGCTTTCCTAAGTAAGCCATTGTTAGGACATACCTGGTTTAGCTTGTTTGGAAGACCtaccaaaaatatttaaaaaaataaatacatttttcccaAAACAATTCAATTGGCTATCTGTAACTGTTTTTATTGTTTAGCTCCTGTTAAACTTTATACATTTTAGGGTAGCTAAATTATTGTGCAAATTTCAGTACAAGGGTAATATAATCATATCCAGCCTAGCTGAGATTAAGCATAAGGATTTACTGTATGGCACTTCATTCAGTTAAAAAAAGCTTAATAAAACTAAGTATACTGAGCTCCCTGGCACATTGAGAAAACATGTTATAAAATCAGGGACGCACAAATCCAGAATTAAGTTTGGGATTCGGCGAAAATTttgtctttttcagcaggattcagatgcATCCAAATCCAAGTGTCTGCCTGTACCGAATCCTTATAATCAAGTGACTTTTGGTTACGtcaacacagaagtaaaaaaaaataagcgcATACTTCTACTTAGCCCTTCAATTTccttatttgcatatgaaaattaggatttggttcagtattcggccgaatctttcacaaaggattcggggttcggctgaacccaaataTAATGGACTTGGTACATCCCTAGTTATAATAATGAGTGTCCAGTAAATAacaatatggcataatataatgtTTCAGAAAGTAAGTAAAGCCATCCCTATATACAGTTTTGAATTGTCCAAAAATGTAGAGGGGGGTTGGTAATAGCAGATGATACCAGAAAAGTGTTGTACTGTAATACAAATTGGCAACTCCAGTCTTTACTGGAATGGGTCAGTGTTATTGTTGGCATCATACAACACTAAAGATCATTGTAAGATATTGCTCGTAAGATACTTGTATCCAGCCATCTTGGTCCGTGTCATACCTCCTGAAAACATCAGTCAGTCTCTATAGagaaataaaaattagaattaatatcATTACTGCAGATGTCTCACAAAACAAGTCGTTATGGAACTCTTATTACAAAAAGTATGGCTTTATTCACTCATAATTTACATGTACCAAtcagttcttaaaggagaaggaaaggtaaaaactaagtaagctttatcaaaaaggtctgtATCTCTCCTGGTcccacctcccataagaatgctaagaattacgccccccttaggaatgtgtgatcttgaGCCATACAGCTGagagcttcctcatagtcttgcaAATTGCACATGtgcaggggtcttggtcttgggtgcaggaacatggcattatgggaattttgtttacagcgctcaccattttttttcctacgaggcttttgatcatctaaaaaggggaaatatggggagacttagaggcactattgagagaactaaaggtatgtcTGTAGTTTGAGATTAACACTatattagcatttccttctcctttaaaagaacattacagaaaagctgcacaccTACTGTGTACAGGAGATTCACCTGATGTTACACATCACATGATCTTTCACATCACATGAACTGCCCAAGACAAGAAGCACCTGTCCCAGAGTGCAGGCTGTCTAAGCTGGCACCACCGTGGAGGAGGGGGGGAGGAATCATGTTTAGATAGGTGTCCTTTAATACTAAAATAAATATTGCTGAAACACATGGAAGCAGTCCTGCCAAGTGCCAAAGCAATCATTACAAAAATTAGAATGTGTGTTGTAGCATTAAATTCTGAATTTAGATATTGAAGTCTTTCAATTTAGCTAAAATTGAACATTAATTTAATAGTAATATAGTACAGACCACTGCAGAAATGTACTTAGATAcatagtagattgtaagctctcttgtagattgtaagctcttttgggcagggccctctccacctcttgtatcggttattaattgctctatatgttactctgtatgtccaatgtatgtaacccacttattgtacagcgctgtggaatatgttggcgctttataaataaatgttaatgtaatgtaatatgaaTTCTGTTCTTTCTTGCCTGACTTAAAAATGAAGACATAGCAGTTTTCTTTGCATTTCACTGCACAGGCCCTTGATTTCCTTGAGCAGCCACACTGGGACCTTACTTTGCCTAAACCATTGAGGATTGAAACTGTGGCTCTTATTTCAAGAAAAATCAAAACAGCTTAACAGGAAATACTTGGCTTTAACTACTCTCAATCAGCTCAGTCCTGCGACAGGATGGGCAGGACAGAATTACtacgtaacccacaatgcagtggaTGCAATTCTAAGCAAATGAACAGCTGGAAACTTCAATGCTCAGTTAGTACCTTATGTGTTTACTCGAGCCTTTCAGGCGCAAAGGATAACATGATATAAAACAACTTTGATATTTGTACCTGCAGGACAATGCAGCACTGAATGAAGTCATCAAAGGCAACTTGCCCTCTCCTTTGCCTATCGAATTTTCTTATGAGTACATCATAAAATTGATCTGAGAGACGATAACCTAAACAAATGAAACAGCTAATTATGGTGTTATATGCAATTTCAGTTGTAAGTGCTCGGGGGGACACACCAAGTCAGAAAGGAAGATGAAATTACTTTTTAAGGACCCACGTTTGTGTTTAAGAGCCATTACGAAGTTATACACTAAGCCAGTAGTAATCAGGATCATGCACAGAGGAAATCTGCCACCTATACTGGTTAAAAGTACAGCACACTGGCAAGTAAAAATTTTTATGTTGTAACAGTAATTGTgtggaattatattttcttttaacccACTAAGCCTGGTTAATTCAGAAAGGTAATCTCACAGTACATACAAATTGAACTTTAAAAGTAGAGAGAGAGTAAAAAAATTACCAAAACCTGACAGAGCTTGCTTTAGTTCATTTTTATCGATCAACCCAGAATTGTCTCGGTCATATGTTCGGAATATGTTCTGCCAGTCTGTTATGTACTTCCAGACGCCAGAAAATTCATTAAAGTTCACGCCGCCCTTGTGGTCCCTGTCAAACATGGCTGAAATAACgacaaacacaaattaaaaataaaactgcagtGGATTTACAATCAGATAATTATCTGCATCATATAATTATCTGTCATGATATTAACTATTAATCCTTTCACTGCCAACAACATTGGCGTAcgttgttgcagtaaaaggctttatctgccaacaacgtgtgccgtacgttgtttggcagataaaggtactctctgcagaagcggcacattTTTTTTGCGATGACaaccccctgggcaacgagccaggggggctgtcacaccggccctgcaacgcgatcgtcgcagggccgacctccaagcagcagacgcgatcgcatcgcctCTGCTGCTTAGTCTTCACTTCTTCCTGTTCGCCCCCCCAAGCACTGACCCGGATGaagactgcagcaggaggactgtgatccctgcttcaggacaggtaaggtgggtttttttgcactaacacacactcacacacacttacagcagaaaattttgcagtttttttgtttgtttttttttcattttacacacttatatacactaatgtacacacttacacactgtcacacaacttttacacatgtacaaacactttttttttttttttttagtttcttttccctaaaaactgtatattttcattttggggtcagtacatacagcagactttggtatatctatacatattgggcatcaaacttttcagtagaccttaggtgttcctaattggggtgacttgccttagtacgcaagaaattgtgtgcgatacatgcagcaaattgcaacatttttaggcgattttctgaaatgtcataaaaaccaataactttaggaaagctttgcagattggtactttggtgtagaaaggattctttacccatgttggatttgtcagaatgtgtactttcaaaaactatatggttttctgggtttttctgtatagttatgtgttacggcacataatatgctgtcagggggctctgtatgcaaaagctgagttggccggcaagaaatccttatgcgctattttcattttggggtcagtacataccacagactttggtatatctatacatattgggcatcaaactgttcagtagaccttaggttcctatttggggtgattttcctctgtatgcaagaaattgtgtgagataaatgcaaattgcaacatttttaggcaatttctgaaatgtcaaaaaaatcggcaaacaggaaagctttacggcttggtactttggagttaaaagaaatgtgtacccattagagattcaggggaatgtgtaatttccaaaaatatatggctttctggggtgagtgtacttttttgtaccaATATCCCATatgaaggatgtaaatgtgttgattttgcaggagctgaaatgacagatcatatgggggtatgttcccattggggcccctacatgccacatactttgatgaacctatacatattgtgcatCACAATccactgttcagtggacccctggcgttcatatttagggtgttttatttggttactttatgacctgtaggagataagatactatagactggaagctttgaagtgattttttttaaatttcacaaattttgataaaaaccaataaatttaggaaagcattgccaCTTGATAGTTTgcagtagacagacaattgtgcctattctggattccccagaataggttctttccagaaatgtgtaattttctgggataaaccttctgttagtggattttttggccttgaaatctaaagtatgcagctttctgaagcagtgctttggaaatagtgtactgcagggagtttttgacctatacaagtgagaaatcttcataaaactatatatatttggtattggcacgttcaggagacatgggactttccaaatcagttgtatttttgtgcataaaataatttttgtttctggtatgtgtgtttatattatggaaaatgtgatttttttaaaaaatttttagacatttagaagcctatatcttgttacagatttggaattacaccaaaattttaccatattttaaaagcttaggttgtcctgaaaaaaacaatacattgttttCCTGggcaacagtgcaaaatgttcaaaaacggtCTGGCAGTAGAACTTCCACTTTGGTctaaaatggctggcagtgaaagggttaaacaatcAGTGCACTAGATAAATTACTTTTTGTTATTCAGAATGTGAATTCAGGAACAGGTGGTTCAGTACTTGGGTAAGGAATTTGATCCTGCACTGCTGTGTTGGTGTCCTGAGACAATACCCATTACCCAGTTTGGACACCAGTGCTACAAGGTGACAATTATACAGAAGGCGAGTAACAAGGttcttaaaaaacaaacaaacacaaactATCCTATGGAGAACACTGGGTCTAGTTGCCAGGAAACATGTTGTTGTGCCTCCAAGGCTTTACTGCAAATAGGCAACAGTTCCAATAAACAGAACTTACATATGATAGAATTCACGGTTGCCGGATTAAAAGGTGTCCATGTTCCTGAAATAAAACAAAGTGTCATTAATAGTTTGACTTTATAATGGACAAGTGCCAAGTTATGTTCAAGAAAGCTAATAATCAATATTACTCTGTAAGATGCAACAAGAAGTAAATTCATTTAGTAGTTTTTTTGCAGTACATGTTTGGGATCCTGTATTagaagtccattttaagcaaatacaatttttttaaatgttttcctttatctctgtaataaaacagtacccttaTTAagtattaatccttatttgaggcaaaacctattgggtttagttaatgtttaaatgattttttagcagacgtaaggtatggtgatccaaattatgaaaataacCCCAGAAAAGCCTAGGttctaagcattccagataaaagatcctatacctaaTAAACCTGATAAACAGTAATATGTTTTGGGTTCCGTTGCAACTTGCACAAACCACAAGAGTTTCTGACACCCCACCTAAACCAGTTTtaccataaatataaatgcaatattaGCATTCACTTATGTCAAATGACAATGATTATGCAACCACTTTGATTCACTTCTTATGCAAGGAAAAAGAGCGGAGAaaacatgttggtgctatatacattttcttttcaataatttttatttgtgtttttatttttatacagcggATTTTAAAATATCAGTCAAGTATCGGTTAGCATTTATCCGAAAATAGAAGGAAAGGAGATAGAAAAGAGCCACAGGAGAAAAGTGCAACAACAAACTAAAGGATTAAATTTGACAGATACCAGAATATTAATCAGTAAAGTTTGAATATGATAGATTAATGCCTATGAGGTCTCAGGTTCATAATTATACATACATTAGTTGTCCCACAGtaggggggaggggagggaaagTAAGTAGCACAAGGCCTCATAATGTTCTTTTCTATAATGGAATGTCATGGCCccttattttgaaataaaattaaGATAATATCGACAGATTCCCAGCATTTGGAAAGGATTAAATATACCAAGGTTCCCAGACTTTAATAAACTTCTCATAGTTATCTGTAAGTATGTAACTTAGTTTTTCATTGCCCACACTTGCCTTACTGATTTGGGGATTTACTTTGTGTAGGCAAGATGGGACCATATACCACATCATTAGAACTTTATAGGAGGTTTCTAATAGAGAAACATTTCAGGAGCATGAAGATGTTGAAGTCTAAATTTGGAACCAAGTTTCAGCTGTGATGGTGGTATTTAGGTCCTTATTCCATGCTGAGATATATGGTAACATTGTACATGGATAAACTTCCAAAAGGAGGCGAGAAAGATTGGAAATTTGGCCTTTGGAATAAGGGTATTTTATACAAGCATGTTCAAAATAAGTTGGGGATGCTGCAGACTTATCtctattgtatttattaacaaaatGAGATAACTGTTGATAGTGAAAGGCTTCAACTATGGGAGGGTTACTAATTTCTAGAATTTGTGGCCAAGTTTTAGGGCCCGATCATAAGTAAAGGTGATAAATAAACCTGAAGCCCTTACTTGTCCACAATTGAAAAGTCTGGTAAGAAAGACCTGGGGCAAAAAGGGGGGTTACCAAGGATTGGGACTGTTGGAAAGGTTGATGAGACCAGTTTAGCCGAAGATTTATAGTTGTCCCAAACTGacaatacataaattaaaaagggATCTAGCTTCTTGTGGCGAAGAAAAGCTACAATCCAAAGTAATGCACAGGGATCAATCAGATACAGTATAATTGGGATTTCAATATGTTTACCCACTTGGTGGTATGGTAGCTTGCTTATGTATTAGTGGGGCTAACTGTGCGGCAATATAATAATTTCGTAAGTTTGGAACTCCTAGGCCCCCTTAATGTTTAGCCCTATACATAATATGTTGAGCAATTTGAGTATGTTTCTCTGCCCAGCTAAACTGGAATACCTTTCTCTGTATGACTGTTAGGTCTGAGTCTGGGATATGAACAGGCAACGTTCTAAAAAGAAATAACATCTTGGGTACAAGGGTCACTTTAAAGGCAAGAATCCGGCCGAACCAGGATAACTCCATCTTTGTGTCCAAGATTGTAGCTCTCTCATCATTTTCCATAGTTGAGGATAATTATTTCTAATCAGGCTTCAACTTCTACCCTGTATAAACAtgttggggcacatttatcaaagtacgattgattgcgtattttctgtgattttttcgttaatttgcgcaactttttcgtactctgcaataaattttatgcgacaaaattgtatttgtcacaacgagtatgaaagtttctgattcattaaagcttcgttatcgtgactttccttgggccaagctgaagctgcagagtgccacggtgttctatgggaggcttcaaaaacatgcacagaaggatcaaagtcaggtTTTCCCACCTTTTAAGATTGTTCTGATACGGAAATTTTATGACTTTCAGAACGCCATTACTATATTATCCTGACTATTGCGATTGTTTgggaagcatttttgtgacatttccaatcatcaaaaattattgtatttaattcgaattttaaccatttcaggattcgaactcgtactttaatgaatgtgccccattgaCTCCTAAATAGTGAATAGTATGGTCCTGCCATTTGAAATCAAATTTCAAAACCATTTGTTAACTCTTGTTAACTCATTAACTCTTCTGATTTAATATGATTAATGGTTAATCCAGAAACTTTTCTGAAGTGGTCTAGCAAATGAATTAGGGTCTGGTTATAGTCATGAGAATGTTGCCTGCAGTTCTATAGACATTTTATGTAGTTTCGGATTATGTGACCCTTGGATCCTAGGATATGAATTTGGTATTTACTTTTACAGTAATATTGTTTGTCCTTTCATATTAAATACCTCCCAGATGCCCTTCAAGGGAAAGCAAAGGCACATACAAGATTGATTCCATTAGCTGTACATTGGTATATCTACAGTAGAACTACTCACTATAACACATTGGTATGTGCTGGACCAGGGACCTctaacctttttttacccgtgagccacgctcaaatgtaaaaagagttggggagcaacacaagcatgtaaaatgTTCATGAGTGATTGGGGggtggctgtgattggctattttgtagcccttatgtggactggctctgtttggcactacaattgggttttatgcaaccaaaatttgcctccaatccaggaatttaaaaatatgcacctgctttgaggccactgggagcaacatgttgctcacaaatgATTtatttggggatcactgtacagGAAATTAgctacatggtttttttttttacatgtttcaaCATAAAAACAACATGTATATTTGCCATGTACTTTTTAACTCAAGTGTCTACATTTAAATTACTATAAAACATTCACATTCATATTTGTAAAATtaagtatttacagtatatgccaCTGATTTTCTGCACCCTTAATAAGCAGAGGCAAGTGAGCTGTTTAAACAATCTCCTGCTTGTCCATGAGCTTGCAGGCAGCAGTGCCCCACACACAACCAACCATTGTCTGGCTGCCTGGGTGTGTTTGTGTTGCTTTGGTTTCTAACAGTGACTATTTGTGGATGGAGAACTGGAAGCCAGTGGAAATACAGAATAACTttcaataaaaaagtttttaaaaaaaaaatacaccttgTGAAGTTGAAACAACAAGTACTCTGGAATTTAGCAGATATAtacttaaaaacatatatacTTTAAAAAATTTCTAAAAACTTTCTAAAAATTAGATTATTGATATtggttattttaaaaagtaatttcaaTATAAGGCTAGTTTTGGAGGATATATCTTAAACTCTTTTCAGTTTATTCTACTATTTACTATTACCAGCACAATAAACAATAATTATTGAATGGCTTTTTAAAATTGCTGAgcgggaaaaaataaataaatacgtgCATCTGAAACCCCTCCTGGTTTTTATACGCACCAATAGGACTGTGCACTTTAGCAAACACAGCACACAGTCCCTACTGGGAACAGTAAAATCAGAATTGACAAGAGAAAAGAGCAACGTTTAGTCTGATAAGCATTCACACAGCCCCAGGATGCAGCACAGATCCTAAGAATTGGAAGAAGATTGCAGCACAGTAGTCACTGAGATAGTACCCCTGGCTAGTACATTTTTCTGCAAGGTGGAGTGCCAGCCTAGGACCTAAGgtctgtgacacacagggagattagtcgccatgcgaCAAATCTtctttattgtgggcaactaatctccccgaaatgccatcccacccgctagaatgtaaattgccagcaACTCAAGGCATCTTCGGCAAAttgcgccgccgtgtatgccatcgcACCAGTGATTtacgcgcggcgactaatctccccatgtgtcacagccctaagggaaGAGATTATAATTTCTGTGAGtagaaaaaatacacacaaactTAAATCCCTATATGCATTCAAATTGTTgggtattattatttaataaacctTACAGATAAAAATGGCAATAACACCAATAAGTAAATATGCTCTATACTATTTTACACGTGTGGTTcctttaggccagtgctgtccaacttctacggtgccgagggccggaatttctctagcatacatggtggagggccgctaattgaagccagttttgaccactcccctttttgaaaccacacccacttcaaaccacacctattttatcacaatggtggtagcacagcaaaatcccaaatgcttggtccttactgtggggatatcaactgtcattcatatgtgaaagaattatgtcatattaagatatacccttaaattccatatgcctcctcctcccctgtggatagcagagcaacccccagtacataattacacaccttagggaccatttaatggctatttccaactgctaacaaactcccacaacaaacccctgccaggttcacctcccacaagcagcatagggcaagcagagtatggcacacacaggcagcactctgcctgtcctatgctgtctgtgtgtgccatgctctgccttccctatgctgcctctgtgtgccatactctgcctgccctaccctgcctgtgtgtgccatactctgcctgccctaccctgactgtgtgtgccatactctgcctgccctaccctgcctgtgtgtgccatactctgcctgccctaccctgcctgtgtgtgccataccctccctgacctatgctgcccgtgtgtgccatactctacctgccctatgctggctgtatgtgccatactctgcctacagtacctgtggtgtgaagaagtgaacaatgggagtgattacagcctgagcctgaggtgtgaacactgcagggggtggacaatacagagattaaaaggtgtgaaaaacacaggggattacatttttaaacaatacagagggattacagcctgaatctgaggtgagaaccatgcagggggccagttaatcacagtactgataccatttaatgcttgctcaaaggtaagccatcaaagcagccagacaggtggggggccacacagaggggggtcgcgggccgcatgcggcccgcgggccgcaagttggacagcactgctttaggccATTGCTACAGAGGGCTTATACTCAccctgcagataaacgcaggccaGGTATCTGTCCATACACTCACCCGGAGTCAACAACaataggttttttgttttttttgagggCAGGGGCATATTTTCACCCTGCGTTTACCCACAGGCCAAGAATAGGCCCCATCTGGAATTGGCCTTAGTCTGCACTTTAAAGCAACTGGCATAATTGTAATTTCTGACAAACA
Coding sequences within it:
- the pdcd6 gene encoding programmed cell death protein 6, with the protein product MAYYQQQNRPPGNTMPDQSFLWNVFQRVDRDRSGVISDTELQQALSNGTWTPFNPATVNSIISMFDRDHKGGVNFNEFSGVWKYITDWQNIFRTYDRDNSGLIDKNELKQALSGFGYRLSDQFYDVLIRKFDRQRRGQVAFDDFIQCCIVLQRLTDVFRRYDTDQDGWIQVSYEQYLTMIFSVV
- the pdcd6 gene encoding programmed cell death protein 6 isoform X1 — encoded protein: MAYYQQQNRPPGNTMPDQSFLWNVFQRVDRDRSGVISDTELQQALSNGTWTPFNPATVNSIISMFDRDHKGGVNFNEFSGVWKYITDWQNIFRTYDRDNSGLIDKNELKQALSGYRLSDQFYDVLIRKFDRQRRGQVAFDDFIQCCIVLQRLTDVFRRYDTDQDGWIQVSYEQYLTMIFSVV